TAATGAACAAACGCCAAGTCTTCCAGATGTTTTCGTTCACAATGGCTCATTCCTTCAGTGAGCAACAGCTTCTCTGCTAAGCCTCTCTTCAGTTTGTACCTTGAAGCACCTTCACATGTCTGGCTCAGAATTTTGATTGCAAAACTCTGAAGTTCTGGATACTGGCTCGCCGTTTGAGCCCACCACTCAGCTGCAAAAAGAAATTTAGAATGAACAAAACCTTTTGCTAACTGATTCAACTACACAAGTGTAtacaaaccaaacaacaaccaaacaactaAATCAAAAAGTCAAGAAGTTCACTCACTTGGAGTTTTTCCAAAGATCTCATCAGCTCGACTGGCCTCGTTAAAGCAATCTTTGCGGAGTCTGTACTTATGAAGCTGTGTGACAATTTTACTGTGACCTTCTTTTGCCACTTGAACCACAGAGTGGGTAAGACCGATGGAATCTTCTGGATCAATACGTAACTCAGTTGAGTAGAAAGAAGCCGGATTCAGAAAGTAACCAGTAGCATGAAGAGGATTGTGAAGTCGATAGTTCCAGACTTCCTCTATCACATACCATAACGGCCGATAACATTTTTCCTCGTGATTGAATTCCCTCGCGATATTCTCCTTTATACCATCAATAGTGTCATAGATATATCCAACATGCAGACTGTCAGCAGATGAAAATAAGAGCAGAAGACCATGAATCAGAGAAGATGTACATTTCCAAACTCTTTCAACATTTTCCCAAAAAGAGGAATCATTCATCAAATTGAATATAGCTGTGCccccttcttctttcttccaatCAAATGAAGCAAACATTGCTGCCAAGATTTCCTTCGCCTTGAAGATATTCTCTAGAGTTAGATACGGCTTAACAAACTCAAActcagaggaggaggaggaaacagTTGTGACTATTCCATGACTGTGATCTCTgcaaaatttgttgttgttgatgaactCCCAAATGCTATTGACCTTGTCAAGTATGCTTCCAAAGGAATGCGTTTTCACAATATTCACCAGCATAAGTTCGATACAATGGGACAGACTCGCAGACCAGAAAACTTCCCTGTCGTGATCTTCATAAAGCTTGCCTAATTCACCAACCCAACCAGAGGTCGAACATGCAATAATTTGAGTGACGTTACGCACTCCAACATCCTCCAAGAGCCCATTGACTAGCGATAGCAAGGCAGTGACATTGTCTTTAATATCCGAAACATCAAAGGACTTCAGATAGATTGGACCCGCTGGACAGTCAGCAACAAAAGAAACCAGATCGCGGCCTTTCTGGTCAATCCAAGCATCCAACAAGATGCTGCACCCAGTGATCTCCCAGGAATCTTTACTCCTCTTCACATAATCTTTCGCTTCTTTCAAAGCTTCTTGAAGCATCCAGCCGTTTAAATCACGAGAATCAGGGATCTTTGGCTCCAtctcaccaccaccaacagCCATCATCATTTCTTTGAAACATGGGGAATCCACAGCTGAAAGGTCGACACAGTGTTCATAAAAGAACCGACCAATGCACATTTGGGCTTTGTTTAACAACAAATCCTGTCTGTCAGCTTCCACAGCTATGTCAACTAATCCTGTCAGTATATCAGGAGGAGAAACACTCTTGCTTGACGAGGCTTGGCTTTTCTGACGCTTACCAATTTGGGAATTCACAACTCTCTTAGCACTAGTAGTAtgaccatgaccatgaccaGCTTTTCTCTTCACAAGCATCGTCCGAAACGTATCTCTAACAGCAAGTGAAACTTGGTCACAGTAAGATACAACTCAGATCCCCAGACGTTACCTACAACCTAACAGGAACatgcatcaaaatcaaatattgaGTTTTTAACACAGAATCCACTAATTTGATCTCAGAGTAATTGAAATCATATAACATAGAGatgaattttttataaaaaaaaactttttttaccaaaaccctaaataaCCAGcaaatgaaaggaaaaaaaaaaagtcgactTTCAAAGACGCATCCTCCATTGGTGACACAGCAAGGAACAGCTTTTCTAACAGAGAATAAAACACATTGCTTTGGTAAGGGATGAGAGAGTACCTCTGTAGCTGTGTCAAAGCGAGTCAAAGTGAAGAATTTGTTCTACAGGAGGCAACGAAACCTGGAAAAGAAAGACAGAATCAAAAcccttgtttttctcctttctccagagagagagggaaactGAAGAACTTGTTTTTGACTCCGCGGATAAAACAAGGTTAATTTATTTTACGTATATTATTAACCAACTTTGGTCAAactaagagaagagaaaaaaaaaaccctaaactttaAATCCAACAATGAAGACGGATTAAACCGACCATATATAACGTTCACACAACCAGCAAACGAGTCAAACGAAATGGATCAGAGTATCAGACCATAGATATAACTTTATCCTAAGTAGTATcgaaatttgtttttgcttttttgggtgtttttttaagaattatcGAAATTGTTCATCATCAGTTACATCCATGGGTGACACACAAGATCAAAAAGCAAACAAGTTTTTATTCAAGAACCGGCAAGAGAGACACTTCCAGTTTTCAGTAACGATCGATtccacacaacaacaaaaaaaaaaaacacaggaCTCATTGTTATTAGAACTTGACGAGAGAGTGAATTACCTGAGTGGGTTTGTCAAACGGAGCCTAACCCACAGAGAGACCAACGAGACTAGGAAGAGTTATCGAAGTCACAAACTCTTTGTTGGGAGAGAGAACGAGATGGATTTGTTTTTGACACCTTAAATAATTGTGTGTACATGAGACCATTAGTCTCTCTTTCATTTGTTGGATATTTaacataacattaacattaattagTCTCTCTTTCATTAGtcaaaaaagataagaaatctattaatttaaaaggaaagtaattttcttatgttgaaTACAATTATGTTGGCCACTAGCCTCTCTCTCATTGTATTTGTTAGgtttctaacaattttttttttctttttttttcagagttttATACTAGATAATTTCCCGCGGTGTATGCGTGTATTCTACGACAAGTTATTTTTACACTGTAAAGTGATATTGTGTGCCGAACATTAGTTTTTCGTTATTGAACAAAAGACGATAATgggaaataaatattttatctttaaattttcaattagaTAATTTTCCGCGTGTTATGCGTATGTTTTACGGTAGGTTATTTTACACTTTGAAGTGTTGTATTATGCAATCATAACATTTCTTTNTTAGACATATAGAATCTGTTCGtgtttttttatactttttggtCGGGTTCAGGTAATTCGGGTATACACGAAGTTAAACAaactataaaaaacaaaaaaaaacaaaactaatttttatttttttataacttttagaatatatatatatatatatatatatatatatatatatatcttattatataaagcttgatgttaaaattactcattaacaagattgcGACACATGTCAACTGTATCAttaagatgttgacacgtgtcaattctaaatttattaaaaaaaatcttaaaaatgtaaaa
The Camelina sativa cultivar DH55 chromosome 15, Cs, whole genome shotgun sequence DNA segment above includes these coding regions:
- the LOC104745530 gene encoding uncharacterized protein LOC104745530, whose protein sequence is MLVKRKAGHGHGHTTSAKRVVNSQIGKRQKSQASSSKSVSPPDILTGLVDIAVEADRQDLLLNKAQMCIGRFFYEHCVDLSAVDSPCFKEMMMAVGGGEMEPKIPDSRDLNGWMLQEALKEAKDYVKRSKDSWEITGCSILLDAWIDQKGRDLVSFVADCPAGPIYLKSFDVSDIKDNVTALLSLVNGLLEDVGVRNVTQIIACSTSGWVGELGKLYEDHDREVFWSASLSHCIELMLVNIVKTHSFGSILDKVNSIWEFINNNKFCRDHSHGIVTTVSSSSSEFEFVKPYLTLENIFKAKEILAAMFASFDWKKEEGGTAIFNLMNDSSFWENVERVWKCTSSLIHGLLLLFSSADSLHVGYIYDTIDGIKENIAREFNHEEKCYRPLWYVIEEVWNYRLHNPLHATGYFLNPASFYSTELRIDPEDSIGLTHSVVQVAKEGHSKIVTQLHKYRLRKDCFNEASRADEIFGKTPTEWWAQTASQYPELQSFAIKILSQTCEGASRYKLKRGLAEKLLLTEGMSHCERKHLEDLAFVHYNLHLQSCKAKLK